A single window of Psychromonas ingrahamii 37 DNA harbors:
- a CDS encoding conjugal transfer protein TraF produces the protein MNKVSILALSISSILLASNVSAANQVADATGNAMGNTGVASAGYLTAPFYNPALGADFKANDDFAILIPAISVSARDTSDSLTTIDDLQTSIEKYENSGSTSTAELNKIDGYLNQLDGNQPFAVTAGIGLAIALPAKAVSSNLFARGYAEIIATTDIATDLDIVDRYTNSTVYMLAFDYVEVGLSLAKEFIISEEQFSFGITPKYQKMATYAQRVTVSDFDISNYNESEITKNAFNLDLGAMWYKDNFRAGLAVKDLLSQSIEARGNGLKDTYKLDTQVTLGLAYASEYFTAAIDGDLTKQTRFQNQNDNTQFVRFGIEGNAWDWAQLRAGYEIDLQDTLDNSITAGIGISPFDVVSLDIAGSYAGNNQFGASANLAFTL, from the coding sequence ATGAATAAAGTATCAATACTAGCATTAAGCATTAGCAGTATCTTGTTGGCATCAAATGTCAGTGCAGCCAACCAAGTTGCTGATGCAACAGGCAATGCGATGGGCAATACAGGTGTTGCATCTGCTGGTTATTTGACGGCACCATTTTATAATCCAGCACTTGGGGCTGATTTCAAAGCTAACGACGACTTTGCTATTCTGATTCCCGCAATTAGCGTTTCTGCCCGTGATACAAGTGATAGTTTAACGACTATTGATGATTTACAAACGTCTATTGAAAAATATGAAAATTCAGGTTCGACTTCAACAGCAGAGCTTAATAAGATAGATGGATACCTCAATCAACTGGACGGTAATCAACCTTTTGCGGTTACGGCAGGTATTGGGCTTGCCATCGCATTACCAGCGAAAGCCGTTTCCTCTAACTTATTTGCTCGCGGTTATGCTGAAATCATTGCGACTACCGATATAGCAACAGATCTCGATATTGTAGATCGTTATACAAACTCGACTGTCTATATGCTAGCGTTTGATTATGTTGAAGTAGGTTTATCTTTAGCTAAAGAATTTATCATTTCAGAAGAACAATTTTCTTTCGGTATAACCCCTAAATACCAAAAAATGGCCACCTATGCACAACGGGTCACTGTCTCTGATTTTGATATATCTAATTACAATGAAAGTGAAATCACAAAAAATGCATTCAATCTTGATTTAGGTGCGATGTGGTATAAAGATAATTTTCGTGCAGGTTTAGCTGTTAAAGATCTGCTATCCCAAAGTATTGAAGCAAGAGGAAACGGGTTAAAGGATACTTATAAGTTAGACACACAAGTCACTCTTGGTCTTGCCTATGCTTCTGAGTATTTTACAGCCGCCATTGATGGGGATCTCACTAAACAGACTCGCTTCCAAAATCAAAATGATAATACCCAATTTGTACGCTTTGGGATAGAAGGCAATGCATGGGACTGGGCTCAGTTACGTGCAGGATATGAGATAGATTTGCAAGATACGCTTGATAACTCAATCACAGCAGGTATTGGCATCAGTCCATTCGACGTTGTGAGTTTAGATATAGCGGGATCTTATGCAGGAAATAATCAGTTTGGTGCTTCAGCTAATTTGGCATTTACCCTTTAA